The genome window AGGCCGCGGCTTCCGGCAAAGTCACGGCACCAGCAAGATCAATGGCATCCGGTATTGCCGTCAGCACCGGCCGGGCAAGTGCCCGTTCCTTTTCCCCAGGACCGGCCAGCACAGCGATGCGCAGAGCCGGCTGCGCGGCACGCATTCTGTCAGCCAGAGCCACAAAGCGGTCGGCAGGCCAAAGCTTTCCATCCCAGTTGGCTGTCGGCCCAAGCGCCAGCACCGGAGCACCCTGCGGAATCAGCGTGGCGGCCCGGGCCTCATCCTCCGGCCCGTACCAGGCCACCGGTGCAATCGGCGTGCTGATCCCCAAGGCACCGGCCAGATGCACCAGTCTGTGTCCGGGACGGCGACCGCCACGCATGATAAAGCGTCGCCGTGCCGGAATCGTCAGGGACAGGGCCGAGCCGCGCAGATCGACCACCATGTCCCACCAGCGCGGCGCAACCTGCCGCCACAATGCGAACCAGTGCCCGTTGCGGGGGCGCTTTTCGACAATGATCGTGGCCTCCCGACGCGGCATGCGCAGAAACACGCCTTCAGCCGCAGGACCGCAGGCAATGGTGAAACGGGCCTCCGGAAAGGCTCGGCCAAGATGATCGAGCAACGCGGTCGAGAGCACGGCATCGCCGATTCGCGTCGCCGTGACGAAAAGAATGCGCATGCCTCCTTTTAGCACCAGATCGTACAGGCTCGACCATATCCGCATGAAAAATGCTCTCTTGCCCCGTATCGCACGGCACGCCACATCTGCCGCATGACACAGAAAAACGCCTGCTCCGCCCTGCTGCCCCACCGCGCCGTTCTGGCCGTGACAGGGGAAGATCGTGTGACCTTCCTTCAGGGGCTGGTCTCCAACGACATGACGTTGGCCACCCCCGGACAGGCTATCTGGGCGGCGATGCTGACGCCGCAGGGGAAATGGCTCGCCGATTTCTTCATCTTCTCCGACGGGCAGCGCCTGTTACTGGATGTCGAAGCCGGACAGGCCGCGATGCTGGCGCAGAAGCTCAGCCGGTTCCGCCTGCGTGCGCGGGTCGCGATCAGTGCAGAGCCTGATCTGGAGGTCCATGCCGGATGGGACAGCGCACCCGTCCCTGCCGGGACGGTCTGCGTGGCCCCGGACCCCAGACTTCCCGAAGCCGGCTGGCGTGCCCTTGCCCCGACCGGAATAATACCGGAAGGAGATGCGGCCTCCTATGACTCGCATCGTCTGTCACTGGGCCTGCCGGATGGCAGCGCCGATCTTGAGCCGGAAAAAACCGTGCTGCTTGAAGCCGGGTTCGATGAGCTGAATGGCATTTCCTGGACCAAAGGCTGCTATATGGGACAGGAACTGACAGCCCGCACCCGCTATCGCGGCCTGCTGAAACGCAGGCTGGTGCCGGTCACTGGCCATGCCCCCCTGCCCCCCCGGGAAACCCCCCTGATGCAGGATGGCAAGGAGGTCGGAACGATGCGGTCCTCCCGCGGAAATACCGGCCTGGCGATCCTGCGGCTCGAAGCGCTGCATGCGCCCGTTCAGGCTGGGGATCAGAGTCTGACCCCCGCCCCTGCGCACTGGATGAAACTTGCTCAGCCGGACTGAACCTGAAAAGCCGCCGCAATCAGGCTGCGCGTGTAAGGATCGGCGGGCCGCTCGAAAATCGCCGCCGTTTCCCCTTCCTCCACCACGACCCCGCGCCGCAACACCGCAACCCGATGCGCCAGTGCACGCACAACACGCAGATCATGGCTGATGAACAGATATCCCATGCCATAGCGGGCCTGTAATCCACGCAGCAGGGTGACGATCTGCGCCTGCACGGACATATCCAGCGCGCTAGTCGGCTCATCCAGCACGATGAAGCGCGGCTGCAACACCAACGCACGGGCAATGGCGATGCGCTGGCGCTGGCCACCGCTGAACTCATGCGGATAGCGTTCCACCGCGTCTTTCGGCAGGCCGACTTCTTCCAGCGCCCGCGCAACCCGGGCTTCCCGCTCCGTGCGTTTCTGGTGAGGTTCGTGCACGGCCAGACCTTCACCGATGATCTCCCGTACGCTCATGCGGGGTGAAAGACTGCCGAACGGATCCTGAAACACGATCTGCATATCGCGCCGTAACGGACGCAGGCTGCGTTCGCCCAACCCCTGCAGATCACGCCCAGCAAAGCGGATCACCCCTTCCGAAGGTTGCAGGCGCAGCAGGGCCTGACCAATGGTCGATTTGCCCGACCCGGATTCTCCGACCAGCCCCAGCGTTTCACCTTCCCGTACCGTCAGTGTCACGTCATCCACCGCCCTGACATGACCGGTAACGCGCCGCAACAGGCCGCCACGGATCGGGAAATACACTTTCAGATTGCGCGCCGATGCCAGTTCCGGCGGTGATCCCGGCAGGGGAGAAGCCGTCCCCGATGGCTCCGCATCCAGCAGCATCCTGGTGTAGGGATGCGCAGGGGTAGAGAATACATCCTTCACCGCTCCCTGCTCGACGATCTCTCCATGCCGCATGACGCAGACACGGTCGGCATGGCGGCGTACAACGGTCAGGTCATGGGTGATCAGCAGCAGGCCCAATTGACGCGCCCGTTTCTGCTCCGCCAGCAGGTCAAGAATCTGGGCCTGAATCGTGACATCCAACGCGGTGGTCGGCTCATCGGCAATCAGCAGAGCCGGATCGTTGGCCAGCGCCATCGCAATCATGACGCGCTGGCGTTGACCGCCTGAAAGCTGATGCGGAAAAGCATGCAGGCGCGTTTCCGCATCAGCGAAACCAGCCTGACGCAGCAGATGTGCGACCGCCACCTTATCCGGCTTGCGGCCATGCAGCGCCAGAGCCTCTCCCACTTGTCGCCCGATCCGGTGAAGCGGGTTCAGGCTCGTCATCGGCTCCTGAAAGATCATCCCGGCCACGCCACCGCGCATCTGCCGCAGCACCGCCGGAGGGGCTCCGATCATCGGCACGCCATCCAGCGCGATCCGGCCGGAGCACTGCGCCCCATCCGGCAGAAGTTGCAGGATCGACAGTGCGGTCAGCGACTTGCCGGAGCCGGACTCCCCCACCAGCGCCAGTGTCTCGCCACGCCGGACCGAGAAGGAGACGCGCCTGACCACCTCCCGCGTCGCAAACCGCACCGACAGATCGGCAATCTCCAGCAGGGTCTGTGCTCCGGTATCAGGACGCGGATCATGCGACGGTCTCATTCCGCCTCCTCCATGCGGGATGCGGAGAGGGGAGGAGCGGGCAGCGCACCGATATGCTTGCGCGGATCAAAAGCATCCCGCACCGCTTCCCCCATGAACACAAGCAGGGTCAGGATCGTGCCGAGCACAAAAAACGCCGTCAGACCAAGCCAGGGCGCACTGACATTGTTTTTACCCTGCAACACCAGCTCCCCCAGCGAGGGTGATCCGGGCGGCATGCCGAACCCCAGAAAATCCAGACTGGCCAGCACCGTGACGGAGCCGGACAGCGTGAAAGGCAGAAAGGTCAGCACCGCCACCATCGCATTGGGCAGGATATGACGCGCCATGATCCGCGCATCGGACACACCCAGCGCCCGCGCGGCACGCACATAATCCAGGGCCCGTCCGCGTAGAAACTCCGCGCGCACCACACCGGTCAGAGCCATCCAGCTGAACAGCAAAAGGAACAACAGCAATATCCAGAAACCAGGCTCGATAATGCTGCCCAGAATGATCAGCAGATAAAGCTGCGGCATCCCCGACCAGACTTCGATGAAACGCTGGAATGTCAGATCGACCAGACCGCCATAATATCCCTGCACGGCGCCTGCCGCGATGCCGACAAGGCTGGAAACCGCCGTCAGGACGAAGCCGAACAGAACCGACAGACGAAACCCGTAAATCACATTCGCCAGCACATCCCGCGCACGATCATCGGTGCCCAGCCAGTTACGGCGATCCGGTGGCGTCGGCGCAGAGGTCTTCAGATCCTTGATGGTGGTATCATAGCGAAACGGAATCAGCGGCCAGATGGCCCAGCCTTTTGCATTGATGGCCCGCATGACCTCCGGATCGGTATAATCAGCTTCGGTCGGCAGAAAATCAGACCCGAACGTGTCCTCATTCAGATTCTGCAACACCGGCACATACCAATGCCCATCGAACCGCAGCAGAAGAGGGCGATCATTGGCGACGAACTCCGCAAACAGGCAGATCGTGAACAGGACGGCAAAAATCCATGTCGACCAGTATCCCCGCCGGTTGGCACGGAACGCCATCCAGCGGCGCTGAGCCTGCGTCACCGGCGCTTCGCCGTTTTGCATCAGGAGCGACCCTCGAAATCAATGCGGGGATCGACCGCGGTGTACATCAAATCACCGACAATCTGCATCAGCAGCCCGATCAGCGTGAAGATATACAGCGTCCCGAACATCACCGGATAATCACGGCGAATAGCAGCATCGAAGCCGAGCAGACCCAGCCCGTCCAGCGAGAACACAATCTCGATCAACAGGGCGGAGGAAAACAGGATACTCACGAAGGCCGCCGGAAAACCGGAGACGATCAGCAGCATCGCATTTCGAAAAACATGGCCATACAGCACGCGATTTTCACTGGCACCCTTTGCGCGTGCCGTCAGGACATACTGTTTCCTGATTTCCTCGATAAAGCAGTTCCGCGTCAGCAGGGTCAGACTGGCAAAACCGCCCACCACCAGCGCGATCGTCGGCAAAACCATATGCCAGCCATAATCGAGCACACGGCTGACAAAACTCCAATTTTCTGCCCCTTCACTGGTGAGACCACGCAGTGGAAACCACTGCACGAACGAACCGCCTGCAAACAGCACCGCCAGCAAAACGGCAAACAGAAAACCAGGAATTGCGTATCCGATCAGAACAACCATAGAGGTTACCACGTCGAAGCGGGTTCCCTCGCGCGTGGCCTTGGCGATCCCCAGCGGGATAGACACCAGATAGACCAGCAATGTGGACCATAATCCAAGCGAGATACTGACAGGCAGACGCGTCATCACCAGATGCAGCACGCTCTGCCCACGGAAAAAACTCTGCCCGAAATCGAATTGCAGATAGCCTTTCAGCATCAGCCAGAAGCGCGTCAAAGGCGGTTTGTCGAAACCGAACATGCCTTTGATATCCTGCAACAGATGCGGATCAAGCCCGGCATCACCACGATAACGGCCGGCAAGGCTTGTCGATTGTGCGACCTCCGCGCCACCGCCGGTCAGACGGCCCATCGGTCCCCCGCCACCACGGCCTTTCAGTTCCGCAATCACCTGCTCTACCGGTCCGCCGGGGGCCAGCTGCACGACGGCAAAATTGATGGCGATGATGCCGAACAGGGTCGGTAGAACCAGCAACAGACGCCGCAGGATATAGCCGGTCATGCGTCGATCAGCCTTTTGTGGGGGACACAGCCCACCATGAATCCAGCGCAAATCCGCTGCGCACCGGTTTGTCGACATGCGCGAAGCGGTTCCAGTATGCAACGTTCATGGTCGCCGCCGTCCAGTTCGGCATGATGTACCAACCCCACAGCAACACCCGATCCAGCGCACGACAGGCGGTAATCTGACTGGCACGATC of Granulibacter bethesdensis contains these proteins:
- a CDS encoding glycosyltransferase family 9 protein, whose product is MRILFVTATRIGDAVLSTALLDHLGRAFPEARFTIACGPAAEGVFLRMPRREATIIVEKRPRNGHWFALWRQVAPRWWDMVVDLRGSALSLTIPARRRFIMRGGRRPGHRLVHLAGALGISTPIAPVAWYGPEDEARAATLIPQGAPVLALGPTANWDGKLWPADRFVALADRMRAAQPALRIAVLAGPGEKERALARPVLTAIPDAIDLAGAVTLPEAAACLSRCALFVGNDSGLMHLSAASGTPTLGLFGPTPAAEYAPAGRHAAAVMADGPPGEAPMEALAVDRVISAAEDLLRQRGMYNPGMMKDVVRRESA
- a CDS encoding folate-binding protein YgfZ: MTQKNACSALLPHRAVLAVTGEDRVTFLQGLVSNDMTLATPGQAIWAAMLTPQGKWLADFFIFSDGQRLLLDVEAGQAAMLAQKLSRFRLRARVAISAEPDLEVHAGWDSAPVPAGTVCVAPDPRLPEAGWRALAPTGIIPEGDAASYDSHRLSLGLPDGSADLEPEKTVLLEAGFDELNGISWTKGCYMGQELTARTRYRGLLKRRLVPVTGHAPLPPRETPLMQDGKEVGTMRSSRGNTGLAILRLEALHAPVQAGDQSLTPAPAHWMKLAQPD
- a CDS encoding ABC transporter ATP-binding protein, whose product is MRPSHDPRPDTGAQTLLEIADLSVRFATREVVRRVSFSVRRGETLALVGESGSGKSLTALSILQLLPDGAQCSGRIALDGVPMIGAPPAVLRQMRGGVAGMIFQEPMTSLNPLHRIGRQVGEALALHGRKPDKVAVAHLLRQAGFADAETRLHAFPHQLSGGQRQRVMIAMALANDPALLIADEPTTALDVTIQAQILDLLAEQKRARQLGLLLITHDLTVVRRHADRVCVMRHGEIVEQGAVKDVFSTPAHPYTRMLLDAEPSGTASPLPGSPPELASARNLKVYFPIRGGLLRRVTGHVRAVDDVTLTVREGETLGLVGESGSGKSTIGQALLRLQPSEGVIRFAGRDLQGLGERSLRPLRRDMQIVFQDPFGSLSPRMSVREIIGEGLAVHEPHQKRTEREARVARALEEVGLPKDAVERYPHEFSGGQRQRIAIARALVLQPRFIVLDEPTSALDMSVQAQIVTLLRGLQARYGMGYLFISHDLRVVRALAHRVAVLRRGVVVEEGETAAIFERPADPYTRSLIAAAFQVQSG
- a CDS encoding ABC transporter permease — its product is MQNGEAPVTQAQRRWMAFRANRRGYWSTWIFAVLFTICLFAEFVANDRPLLLRFDGHWYVPVLQNLNEDTFGSDFLPTEADYTDPEVMRAINAKGWAIWPLIPFRYDTTIKDLKTSAPTPPDRRNWLGTDDRARDVLANVIYGFRLSVLFGFVLTAVSSLVGIAAGAVQGYYGGLVDLTFQRFIEVWSGMPQLYLLIILGSIIEPGFWILLLFLLLFSWMALTGVVRAEFLRGRALDYVRAARALGVSDARIMARHILPNAMVAVLTFLPFTLSGSVTVLASLDFLGFGMPPGSPSLGELVLQGKNNVSAPWLGLTAFFVLGTILTLLVFMGEAVRDAFDPRKHIGALPAPPLSASRMEEAE
- a CDS encoding microcin C ABC transporter permease YejB; amino-acid sequence: MTGYILRRLLLVLPTLFGIIAINFAVVQLAPGGPVEQVIAELKGRGGGGPMGRLTGGGAEVAQSTSLAGRYRGDAGLDPHLLQDIKGMFGFDKPPLTRFWLMLKGYLQFDFGQSFFRGQSVLHLVMTRLPVSISLGLWSTLLVYLVSIPLGIAKATREGTRFDVVTSMVVLIGYAIPGFLFAVLLAVLFAGGSFVQWFPLRGLTSEGAENWSFVSRVLDYGWHMVLPTIALVVGGFASLTLLTRNCFIEEIRKQYVLTARAKGASENRVLYGHVFRNAMLLIVSGFPAAFVSILFSSALLIEIVFSLDGLGLLGFDAAIRRDYPVMFGTLYIFTLIGLLMQIVGDLMYTAVDPRIDFEGRS